A genomic stretch from Mycobacterium cookii includes:
- a CDS encoding RNA polymerase sigma factor, with protein sequence MVDLDGVFRREWGPAVAALARWSGDLTVAEDAVQEAFAEALRTWPRDRVPDNPGGWVLTVARNRARDRLRRESVRPGKEWGYVVEEIQAIRARTDHADPHPVRDDELRMMFTCAHPALDRLSQLALTLRLVSGLTVAEIARALLQTETAVGQRITRAKAKVRHANIPLRVPPAELLPERTPHVLGCIYSVFTEGYWSTAGPSAIRDELCDEGVRLASELCTLMPSEPEAHALAALVLLHDSRRSTRVDADGTLVPLEEQDRARWDRGRIARGLNRLRLAQGSTGPYLPQAVIAALHATASSWDQTDWRAICAAYDKLAVMTDSPVVRANRALAVGFRDGPDAGLAALEKVAHDPRLARSNLVASVRADLLRRAGRRDDALTWYRTALASNGSEPGRDYLRRRIAECGG encoded by the coding sequence ATGGTCGACCTGGACGGCGTCTTTCGGCGGGAGTGGGGTCCGGCCGTGGCCGCGCTGGCGCGTTGGTCGGGGGATCTCACGGTCGCCGAGGACGCCGTCCAGGAAGCGTTCGCCGAGGCGCTGCGAACATGGCCCCGCGACCGCGTGCCGGACAACCCCGGCGGCTGGGTGCTCACCGTGGCGCGCAACCGCGCTCGCGACCGGCTGCGCCGCGAATCGGTCCGACCGGGAAAGGAATGGGGCTACGTGGTCGAAGAGATCCAGGCCATCCGGGCTCGCACCGATCACGCCGACCCGCACCCGGTTCGCGACGACGAGCTGCGGATGATGTTCACCTGTGCACATCCCGCACTCGACCGGCTGTCACAGCTGGCGTTGACGCTGCGACTGGTGTCCGGGTTGACCGTCGCCGAGATCGCCCGCGCGCTGCTGCAGACCGAAACGGCTGTCGGACAACGGATTACCAGGGCCAAGGCCAAGGTGCGACACGCGAACATCCCGCTGCGGGTGCCGCCGGCCGAATTGCTGCCCGAACGCACGCCGCACGTGCTCGGCTGCATCTATTCGGTGTTCACCGAGGGCTACTGGTCGACGGCCGGGCCGTCGGCGATTCGCGACGAACTGTGCGACGAGGGCGTCCGGCTGGCCTCGGAGCTGTGCACGCTGATGCCGAGCGAGCCGGAAGCCCACGCGCTGGCCGCCCTTGTGCTGCTACATGATTCGCGACGGTCGACCCGGGTCGACGCTGACGGCACGTTGGTGCCGCTGGAGGAGCAGGACCGCGCGCGCTGGGACCGCGGCCGGATCGCGCGCGGCCTGAATCGGCTGCGACTGGCGCAGGGTTCGACCGGACCCTACCTACCGCAGGCGGTGATCGCCGCGCTGCACGCGACGGCATCGTCGTGGGACCAGACCGACTGGCGGGCGATCTGTGCCGCCTACGACAAGCTGGCGGTGATGACGGACTCACCGGTGGTACGCGCCAACCGGGCCCTGGCGGTGGGCTTTCGCGACGGGCCGGACGCGGGCCTGGCCGCGCTGGAGAAAGTCGCCCACGATCCACGGCTGGCCCGGTCCAACCTCGTCGCGTCGGTGCGCGCCGACCTCTTGCGACGAGCCGGACGGCGCGACGACGCGCTCACCTGGTATCGAACGGCGTTGGCGTCCAACGGTTCCGAGCCGGGCCGCGACTATCTGCGCCGCCGGATCGCCGAGTGCGGCGGTTAG
- a CDS encoding YciI family protein gives MQYLALLIRQDRDLTPDEQATEMAAYQSFHASARSAIRAGDALTPESTRISGGPDAPTITDGPFAEGAEVAGGYYVFEAENLDDALELARGIPAARHGAIELRPIFHTFDAEWSRSDAQWLALLLEPPSSVNTPGTPEWQAEAERHGEFAAAAGDHIVGGAALHEPATATTVRVRDGQALLTDGPFAESAEIATGFYLLTAADRDEAVKLASMIPASTVEVRQLAGVSGL, from the coding sequence ATGCAGTACCTCGCGTTGTTGATCCGTCAGGATCGCGATCTCACGCCCGACGAGCAGGCCACCGAGATGGCGGCCTATCAGAGCTTTCACGCCAGCGCGCGCTCGGCGATCCGCGCCGGTGATGCGCTGACGCCTGAATCGACCCGGATCAGCGGTGGTCCGGACGCGCCGACCATCACCGACGGACCGTTCGCCGAGGGCGCCGAAGTCGCCGGCGGTTATTACGTGTTCGAAGCCGAAAACCTCGACGATGCACTCGAATTGGCCCGCGGCATCCCCGCCGCCCGGCACGGCGCGATCGAGCTTCGGCCGATCTTCCACACCTTCGACGCCGAGTGGTCGCGCTCGGACGCGCAGTGGTTGGCGCTGCTTCTCGAGCCGCCGTCATCGGTTAATACACCGGGCACACCGGAATGGCAGGCCGAAGCGGAGCGGCATGGTGAATTCGCCGCCGCGGCAGGCGATCACATCGTCGGGGGTGCGGCCTTGCACGAGCCCGCGACGGCGACGACGGTGCGGGTCCGCGACGGCCAGGCATTGCTCACCGACGGGCCGTTCGCCGAAAGCGCGGAGATCGCGACGGGCTTCTATCTGCTGACGGCCGCCGACCGTGACGAGGCCGTGAAGCTGGCGTCGATGATTCCCGCTTCTACGGTCGAGGTGCGACAGCTGGCCGGGGTGTCGGGGCTCTAA
- a CDS encoding fatty acyl-AMP ligase, which translates to MADAFRNEGSRFDRPELTDYLDADGSIVLPDGVSLVTFLDRHIDSVGDAVAYRYLDYSHDADGTVIELTWGQLGTRLRAIGARLQQVTTRGDRVAILAPQGIDYIVGFFAAIKAGDIAVPLFAPEFPGHAERLDAVLSDAKPSVVLTTAAAAAAVADFVRSLPRDSRPRIIAIDEVPDSVGATYQPVRLDTDDIAYLQYTSGSTRAPVGVEITHRAIGTNVLQMVISTGIDWDIRSVSWLPLYHDMGLLMIVCVAVFGTQVTLMSPAAFVRRPQRWIRRLAAESKHGPTFAAAPNFAFELSVERGLPDEGEDLDLTNVVSLINGSEPVRITSMEKFNTAFAPYGLPSTAIKPSYGMAEATLFVSTIDLSAAATVVYLDREQLGAGHAVPVPRDAPNAIASVGCGRIARSQWGVIVDTETEAELPDGEVGEIWLHGNNIGRGYWGRREETNQVFGNKLQRRLATGSHAEGAPSDATWLRTGDLGVYIGGELHITGRIKDLIIVDGRNHYPQDIEATTAEASPKVRSGYVAAFSVPANEVPGASADEVGERVVIVAERAPGAGRGDPQPVIDDIRAAVSRRHSLPLAEVLLVAAGVIPRTTSGKLARRACRALYLSGELGHRNH; encoded by the coding sequence ATGAGGGCAGTCGGTTCGACCGGCCGGAGTTGACCGACTACCTCGACGCGGACGGATCCATCGTCCTGCCCGACGGTGTCAGCCTGGTGACATTTCTGGACCGGCACATCGACAGCGTCGGTGATGCCGTCGCGTACCGCTACCTCGACTACTCCCACGACGCCGACGGCACTGTGATCGAGCTGACCTGGGGACAGCTGGGCACCAGGCTGCGCGCCATCGGCGCTCGGCTGCAGCAGGTGACCACCCGCGGCGACCGGGTGGCGATCTTGGCGCCGCAGGGCATCGACTACATCGTCGGCTTCTTCGCCGCGATCAAGGCCGGCGACATCGCGGTGCCGTTGTTCGCGCCGGAGTTTCCAGGCCACGCCGAGCGACTCGACGCGGTGTTGAGCGACGCCAAGCCGTCGGTGGTCTTGACAACCGCTGCGGCGGCCGCGGCCGTTGCGGACTTTGTCCGCTCGCTTCCGCGCGACAGCAGACCGCGGATCATCGCGATCGACGAAGTCCCTGACTCGGTCGGTGCCACTTATCAGCCGGTTCGGCTCGACACCGACGACATCGCCTACCTGCAGTACACCTCGGGGTCCACCCGAGCCCCGGTCGGCGTGGAGATCACTCACCGCGCGATCGGTACCAACGTGCTGCAGATGGTGATCTCGACCGGAATCGACTGGGACATCCGAAGCGTCAGCTGGCTGCCGCTCTACCACGACATGGGTCTGCTGATGATCGTGTGCGTGGCGGTGTTCGGCACCCAGGTCACGCTGATGTCGCCGGCCGCATTCGTCCGCCGGCCGCAACGCTGGATTCGCCGGCTGGCCGCGGAGTCCAAGCACGGCCCCACGTTCGCCGCGGCCCCGAACTTCGCCTTCGAATTGTCCGTCGAGCGAGGGCTGCCCGACGAGGGTGAGGACCTCGACCTGACCAACGTCGTCTCGCTGATCAACGGCTCGGAGCCGGTGCGGATCACCTCGATGGAGAAGTTCAACACGGCGTTCGCGCCCTACGGTCTGCCAAGCACGGCGATCAAACCGTCCTACGGCATGGCCGAGGCGACCTTGTTCGTCTCGACCATCGACCTCTCCGCCGCGGCCACCGTCGTCTATCTGGACCGTGAGCAGCTAGGTGCCGGGCATGCGGTCCCGGTCCCGCGCGACGCGCCCAACGCGATCGCATCGGTCGGCTGCGGTCGAATCGCCCGCAGCCAGTGGGGCGTCATCGTCGACACCGAGACCGAGGCGGAGCTGCCCGACGGCGAGGTCGGCGAGATCTGGTTGCACGGCAACAACATCGGCCGAGGCTACTGGGGCCGCCGCGAAGAGACCAACCAGGTGTTCGGCAACAAGCTGCAGCGCCGACTGGCGACCGGCAGCCACGCCGAGGGTGCGCCGAGCGATGCCACCTGGCTACGGACCGGCGACCTCGGTGTCTACATCGGCGGTGAGCTTCACATCACCGGCCGGATCAAGGACCTGATCATCGTCGACGGCCGCAACCACTACCCGCAGGACATCGAGGCCACTACCGCGGAGGCGTCGCCGAAGGTCCGATCGGGTTATGTGGCAGCGTTTTCGGTGCCGGCCAACGAGGTGCCGGGGGCGTCCGCCGACGAGGTCGGCGAGCGCGTGGTCATCGTCGCCGAACGAGCGCCGGGCGCCGGCCGAGGTGACCCGCAACCGGTGATCGACGACATCCGCGCCGCGGTGTCCCGCCGGCACAGCCTGCCCCTGGCCGAGGTACTGCTGGTCGCGGCCGGCGTCATCCCGCGCACCACCAGCGGCAAGCTCGCGCGCCGTGCCTGTCGCGCCCTCTATCTCAGCGGCGAACTGGGTCACCGCAACCACTAA
- the mmaA4 gene encoding hydroxymycolate synthase MmaA4 yields the protein MTDNPVSPTDTRTRPEDIQAHYDLSDDFFGLFQDPTRMYSCAYFERDDMTLEEAQIAKIDLNLDKLDLKPGMTLLDIGCGWGTTMRRAVEKYDVNVIGLTLSKNQHARTTKVMDSIDTNRSRQVLLRGWEDFSEPVDRIVSIEAFEHFGFENYDRFFKNTFNIMPDDGRMTVQSSVAYHPYNLHARGKKITFETARFIKFMLTEIFPGGRLPSTEMMVEHGEKAGFVVPEPLSLQPHYVKTLRIWGDALEAHKDEAIAVASQENYDRYMRYLRGCEAHFADETIDCSLVTYLKPGAVA from the coding sequence ATGACTGACAATCCAGTCTCACCGACGGACACGCGTACGCGCCCCGAGGACATCCAGGCACACTACGACCTCTCCGACGACTTCTTCGGGCTGTTCCAGGACCCGACGCGGATGTACAGCTGCGCCTACTTCGAGCGTGACGACATGACTCTGGAAGAAGCCCAGATCGCCAAGATCGACCTGAACCTCGACAAGCTGGACCTGAAGCCCGGCATGACGCTGTTGGACATCGGCTGCGGCTGGGGCACCACGATGCGCCGCGCGGTCGAGAAGTACGACGTCAACGTCATCGGGCTGACGCTGTCCAAGAATCAGCACGCCCGAACCACGAAGGTGATGGACAGCATCGACACCAATCGCTCGCGCCAGGTGCTGCTGCGTGGCTGGGAGGATTTCAGCGAGCCCGTGGACCGGATCGTGTCCATCGAGGCGTTCGAGCACTTCGGCTTCGAAAATTACGACCGGTTCTTCAAGAACACGTTCAACATCATGCCCGACGACGGCCGGATGACCGTGCAGAGCAGCGTGGCCTACCACCCGTACAACCTGCACGCGCGCGGCAAGAAGATCACCTTCGAGACCGCACGGTTCATCAAGTTCATGCTCACCGAGATCTTCCCCGGTGGCCGGCTGCCCAGCACCGAAATGATGGTCGAGCACGGCGAGAAGGCCGGTTTCGTCGTTCCCGAACCGCTGTCGCTGCAGCCGCACTACGTCAAGACGCTGCGGATCTGGGGCGACGCGCTGGAAGCCCACAAGGACGAGGCCATCGCGGTCGCCTCCCAAGAGAACTACGACCGGTACATGCGGTACCTGCGCGGCTGCGAGGCCCACTTCGCCGACGAGACGATCGACTGCAGCCTGGTCACCTATCTCAAACCCGGCGCTGTCGCGTAA